In Candidatus Reconcilbacillus cellulovorans, one DNA window encodes the following:
- a CDS encoding phosphonate ABC transporter ATP-binding protein, translated as MISVRGLVKRIEGDVVLDGVSLEVEKGEFVAVIGPSGSGKTTLLRCMSLRDSWDEGSIFYEGADLKKAGWLKTFRLRRQWAYLDEDPELRLHRSAYQNVVLGKRDKFPLWRWLTGTVPWDDRMAAMDCLEKLGLLDKANAKVETLSGGERQRVAIARALVRGARVLFLDEPVSNLNPQIAETVLRTLRSLCREQGMTVIASIHQLEWAERFPTRIVGLNGGRVALDIPARRLTAEERDRVF; from the coding sequence ATGATATCCGTTCGCGGCCTGGTCAAACGCATCGAAGGGGACGTCGTGCTGGACGGCGTTTCGCTGGAAGTTGAAAAAGGCGAGTTCGTTGCCGTCATCGGGCCGAGCGGCAGCGGAAAAACGACGTTGCTGCGCTGTATGTCTTTGCGCGACAGTTGGGACGAAGGTTCGATTTTTTACGAAGGCGCGGATCTGAAGAAAGCGGGATGGCTGAAAACATTCCGCCTACGACGGCAATGGGCTTATCTCGACGAAGACCCGGAGCTGCGCCTCCACCGGAGCGCCTATCAGAACGTCGTTTTAGGCAAACGGGATAAGTTCCCGCTCTGGCGCTGGCTGACGGGAACGGTACCGTGGGACGACCGCATGGCCGCCATGGATTGTCTGGAAAAGCTTGGTTTGTTGGACAAGGCGAACGCCAAGGTGGAAACGCTAAGCGGCGGCGAACGGCAACGGGTCGCCATCGCAAGGGCGCTCGTCCGCGGCGCGCGCGTTCTCTTTTTGGACGAGCCGGTGTCCAATTTAAACCCACAAATTGCGGAAACCGTCCTACGAACGCTTCGATCGCTTTGCCGAGAGCAAGGGATGACGGTCATCGCGTCGATCCACCAGCTGGAATGGGCAGAACGGTTCCCGACCCGAATCGTCGGGCTGAACGGGGGCAGAGTCGCGCTCGATATTCCGGCGCGCCGGCTGACCGCGGAGGAGCGCGACCGCGTCTTCTAA
- a CDS encoding metal-dependent hydrolase encodes MKITYWGHSCVVVESGDRRVLIDPFWPAGLPESLGAGRTKIDLIVLTHGHSDHFGEHCIELAKKNDCPIAAVYELAAICQQLGAPRIHPMNVGGGYDFGFAHVRLTPALHSSSVEIDGQFRYAGVAAGVVLKMGGKTFYHAGDTALFGEFASIGRLYAPDIAALPIGDNFTMGPAEAVEAARMLNVGKVIPIHYNTFPPIRQDVDAFVRRLAEVGIEGLPLKAGESVEI; translated from the coding sequence ATGAAAATCACGTACTGGGGGCATTCTTGCGTCGTCGTCGAATCGGGAGACAGACGGGTGCTGATCGATCCGTTCTGGCCCGCCGGCTTGCCGGAATCGTTGGGGGCCGGCCGTACGAAGATCGATCTGATCGTGCTGACGCACGGACACAGCGATCATTTCGGCGAACATTGCATCGAACTCGCCAAAAAGAACGACTGCCCGATCGCGGCCGTGTACGAACTCGCCGCCATCTGCCAGCAGTTGGGCGCGCCGCGCATCCACCCGATGAACGTAGGCGGAGGTTATGATTTCGGTTTCGCGCACGTCCGCCTGACGCCGGCGCTGCACAGCTCTTCCGTGGAAATCGACGGCCAGTTCCGCTATGCCGGAGTCGCTGCGGGCGTCGTTTTGAAGATGGGCGGCAAAACGTTTTATCACGCCGGCGACACGGCGCTGTTCGGCGAATTCGCCTCGATCGGTCGGCTTTACGCGCCTGATATCGCGGCGCTGCCGATCGGCGACAATTTTACGATGGGACCGGCTGAAGCGGTGGAGGCTGCGCGGATGCTGAACGTCGGGAAAGTGATTCCGATCCATTACAACACGTTCCCCCCGATTCGGCAGGATGTGGACGCTTTCGTTCGACGGCTTGCGGAGGTCGGGATTGAAGGGCTTCCGCTCAAGGCAGGGGAATCCGTTGAAATCTGA
- a CDS encoding 5'(3')-deoxyribonucleotidase — protein sequence MTRGIQVNRPVILVDMDSVIVDLMSEWHRRYNEDYGDDLTVDRLLTWETERYVKPECGLKIYDYLDEPGLFLNLRPLPGAIESLRRLHERFDVVIVTSSRMNAYAEKEQWVERHLPFIGRKNLIFAHRKELIRGEMLFDDAPHNLLAFQQTGRTAVAMDYPYNRHVPGPRVKNWNEFERLAEQLLCKSGGKP from the coding sequence ATGACAAGGGGGATACAAGTGAACCGACCGGTCATTCTGGTAGACATGGATTCGGTCATTGTCGACCTGATGAGCGAATGGCACCGCCGATATAACGAAGACTACGGCGATGATCTGACCGTCGATCGGCTGCTTACGTGGGAAACAGAGCGATATGTCAAACCGGAATGCGGCCTGAAAATTTACGATTATCTCGACGAACCCGGCCTGTTTTTAAATTTGCGGCCGTTACCTGGCGCCATTGAATCGCTCCGACGCCTGCACGAGCGGTTCGACGTCGTCATCGTCACGAGCAGCCGAATGAACGCCTACGCCGAAAAAGAACAATGGGTCGAGCGCCATCTTCCTTTCATCGGCAGGAAAAATTTAATTTTCGCCCATCGCAAGGAGTTGATCCGCGGGGAAATGCTGTTCGACGACGCCCCTCACAATTTGCTCGCGTTCCAACAAACCGGAAGAACGGCCGTCGCGATGGATTATCCGTACAACCGCCATGTGCCGGGACCACGTGTAAAAAACTGGAATGAATTTGAGCGTTTGGCCGAACAGCTTTTGTGCAAGAGTGGAGGGAAACCATGA